TATTCGGAGGCCTCAGTGCCGTCCCGTCGAGAATGGTATCGCCGGTTGGGACACGGCGTGTTGGAGGAGACCCGCGAGTATCTGGTGACAGAAGGCGGCTTTCGGTCCGAGCACTTCTCTGAGGCTCGCCTTCGGAGCCTCGTGGGCGAGTGTATCATTCGTCCGCTCGCAGATATTGCCTACGTCGTCACGTTCTGATGTGCTGCCTAACCAGGAAATGGAGCGGCGGAGCCTCGGCGTCTTGTACTACCGTCGTCCGTCCGCGGAGCCAGTGGCGCCGCGGCTCGCCGCTCATTTCCTGATCGTTAGAGCGCATCATGCTACCCACGACGAAAAGCCTAGCTTGAGAAAACGATGACCGGTGCGGCGCTCGACGGGAGGTTCAATGGAAAGCGTGCCCTATGCGCGCTTGCCATGGTCGTTATTGCCACAGCGGCTACAACATGTTACGCCATGGGCCCACTGCATGAAGCGGCCGCGACCGGAAATACCGAGTTCGTGAAATCGTGGATCTCGCAAAAGCGCAATCTCGACGTGACGTATGACGAGCCCTCGGTTGAGGTCGAAGGTAATTACTCCCGCGGTCGGGGGATCACCGCACTCATGACCGCCGCCCGGACGGGGCAATTCGAGATCGTGAAGCTGCTGGTGGAAGGGGGAGCGGATCTGTATGCAGAGTCGCGTTGGCGCGACGGCTCGAATCCACGCACGGCGTTTGACTATGCGGTGGACACGGAGCGTGTTGCGATAGTCGAATATCTGTGGACCAAGTCAGACGGCATCCGTTTCGCGAGCCGACTCGACCAGCATATCGCCGCAAGCTGCCGCCGAAGCTGCGACGACAAATTCGGCGGCGATGCGCGCAGTAATCTTGCCCTGTTCCTGATAAGCATTGCGCGCGACGATGCCGCTCTCGGCAAAGGCTTAAGCGAGGCGGCGTGCTACGCGCAGCAACCGCTTCGGCTCTTGGCTTTCCTCGACAAGCATGCAGTGCGGTTTCCCGGGAACACGCTGCACTGCATCGCCTATAACCCCGCGGTTCGTCATCTACGCTCCGTCCAGGAGCGGATTGCCATCGCTTCCTTCTTTCTCGATCACGGCGCCGATCCGAACGACCTTCCCTATACGCCATTGAGGGGCGCCGCCGCGGCGCACGATATCGAGATGGTGAAATTCCTTTTGGCGCGAGGCGCAAATCCCAATCTGCAAGGCGCCGATGGCGTGACGCCAATGGGTGCGGCGGCCAATAGCTGCGTCTACGGCGGAGATGCGGTCCAGCTCGAGCCCAGGCAGAAGCCTCAACTGGCCGTCATCGAGTATCTTGCGCAAGCCGGTTCCGGCGCAAAGCTCTACGCAACCGAGGGCGCGCGTTCGCGATTGCAAATCCTGACGAGCTGTTGTAGCCGCAAGCCGCAAACAGCGACCCAGCGGCGAATATGCGAGCTGTTCGGGCTGTGAATGGAATCGCGCTTCGCTTAGTGACTCACGCGCGGCGCGGGCCGAAGAAGCCGCC
The Candidatus Methylomirabilota bacterium genome window above contains:
- a CDS encoding ankyrin repeat domain-containing protein; translation: MTGAALDGRFNGKRALCALAMVVIATAATTCYAMGPLHEAAATGNTEFVKSWISQKRNLDVTYDEPSVEVEGNYSRGRGITALMTAARTGQFEIVKLLVEGGADLYAESRWRDGSNPRTAFDYAVDTERVAIVEYLWTKSDGIRFASRLDQHIAASCRRSCDDKFGGDARSNLALFLISIARDDAALGKGLSEAACYAQQPLRLLAFLDKHAVRFPGNTLHCIAYNPAVRHLRSVQERIAIASFFLDHGADPNDLPYTPLRGAAAAHDIEMVKFLLARGANPNLQGADGVTPMGAAANSCVYGGDAVQLEPRQKPQLAVIEYLAQAGSGAKLYATEGARSRLQILTSCCSRKPQTATQRRICELFGL